The following proteins come from a genomic window of Flavobacteriaceae bacterium MAR_2010_188:
- a CDS encoding Uncharacterized membrane-anchored protein YitT, contains DUF161 and DUF2179 domains — protein MNPFLTNIVIKSILNYKKENKVDKEEYSDYILAKNYRELRITVKRSIRDFILIGAGIFSAAFGFKGFLLTNQFIDGGATGISLLIAALTDIPLGYLLLIVNAPFVVLGYNIIDRKFAIKTALAITGLALCVALVEFPNVTDDKLLVAVFGGFFLGAGIGMSIRGGAVIDGTEVLAIYLSKKFSATIGDIIILINVMIFSIAAYLLSVEIALYSMITYIAASKTLDFIIEGIEEYVAVTIIAIHSTEIKEMIIHKLGRGVTIYNGKRGFRKEYEQRDLDILYTVITRLELNKLYTEIEKIESSAFIVTNSVKDIKGGVIKKRRLKH, from the coding sequence ATGAATCCATTTTTAACCAACATCGTAATCAAAAGCATCCTTAACTACAAAAAGGAAAATAAAGTTGACAAAGAAGAGTATTCTGATTACATCTTAGCAAAAAATTATCGCGAGTTACGTATTACCGTAAAAAGAAGCATCCGGGATTTTATACTGATTGGGGCCGGTATTTTTTCTGCGGCGTTTGGGTTTAAAGGATTTCTTTTAACCAACCAATTTATAGATGGTGGCGCAACTGGTATATCTTTATTGATTGCCGCATTAACTGACATACCGCTCGGCTATCTACTTTTAATCGTTAATGCTCCGTTTGTGGTTTTGGGTTACAACATTATCGATAGAAAATTCGCGATAAAAACCGCATTGGCCATTACAGGTCTTGCGTTGTGCGTGGCTTTGGTAGAGTTTCCAAATGTTACTGATGACAAACTCTTGGTCGCAGTTTTCGGTGGATTTTTTCTTGGCGCAGGTATTGGAATGTCTATTAGAGGTGGCGCAGTGATAGACGGCACCGAAGTTCTTGCAATTTATCTTAGTAAAAAGTTTTCAGCCACAATTGGTGATATTATTATTCTTATCAACGTAATGATATTCTCAATTGCCGCCTATTTACTTTCTGTTGAAATTGCCCTTTATTCGATGATTACCTATATCGCGGCTTCTAAAACCCTCGACTTTATTATTGAAGGTATTGAGGAATACGTAGCGGTTACCATCATTGCAATTCACAGTACCGAGATAAAAGAAATGATTATCCATAAATTGGGGCGTGGGGTCACGATTTACAACGGAAAAAGGGGTTTTAGAAAAGAATACGAACAAAGAGATCTCGATATTCTTTACACGGTTATAACCCGTTTAGAACTCAATAAACTTTACACAGAAATCGAAAAAATAGAATCTTCGGCATTTATCGTGACCAATAGCGTTAAGGATATTAAAGGTGGCGTCATAAAAAAAAGAAGATTAAAACACTAA
- a CDS encoding CubicO group peptidase, beta-lactamase class C family: MRFLLVILLFLNINLFFAQDASKVESLDNMIVKGMEDWKIPGLATIVVKDGQVVFKKTYGVRNIDNKEAVDGETLFNMASTTKAIVAMALGILVDQGRLNWDDKVQQYLPDFKLSDNYIAADARVGDLLTHNLGVGNADMLWIMDSLSTKETLKKFRYAKTTYPLRGGFEYQNLMYAVAGKVIEAVSGKPWTIFVDENIFAPLGMDRSQTKSVDILKVGNYVSPHFNEDGKAVKVKHTFTDQIGAAGMIWSSIDDIEKYLQFILNEGKFDGKTIISKNTFQTLFEPKVILNSNGRYPTNALTNPNFNTYAYGWFQQDYRGKKLNFHTGSLFGLIAIAGVMPEENMAVYVFANMDHAELRHAIMYKALDLFGFDDDSRDWHDEVFKLYSGFKQMQTISENSFNQSRVKDTKPTLKLDAYEGEFSNEMLGTFKIQLKNGKLYGNMNELLEFGLDHWHYNTFMTEKMEKLREKFPVVFQISGNGNVSEVEIAGETFTR, from the coding sequence ATGAGATTTCTATTGGTTATTTTACTCTTCCTGAATATTAATTTATTTTTTGCGCAAGATGCTTCCAAAGTAGAAAGCCTAGACAATATGATTGTTAAGGGCATGGAAGATTGGAAGATTCCGGGACTGGCAACAATTGTGGTGAAAGATGGACAGGTTGTTTTTAAAAAAACCTATGGAGTTAGAAATATCGATAATAAAGAAGCAGTAGATGGAGAAACCTTGTTCAATATGGCATCTACCACAAAGGCGATTGTTGCAATGGCTTTGGGAATTCTGGTAGACCAAGGTAGGTTGAATTGGGACGATAAGGTGCAGCAATATTTGCCTGATTTTAAATTGTCCGACAATTATATCGCGGCAGATGCACGAGTTGGCGACTTGCTAACTCACAATTTAGGTGTAGGCAATGCCGATATGCTCTGGATTATGGATAGTCTTTCTACCAAAGAGACCCTTAAGAAATTTAGATATGCCAAAACTACATATCCGCTGCGAGGAGGTTTTGAATATCAAAATCTTATGTATGCGGTGGCCGGTAAGGTTATCGAAGCGGTAAGCGGAAAACCTTGGACTATCTTTGTAGATGAAAATATTTTCGCTCCCTTGGGAATGGATAGATCACAAACAAAATCCGTCGATATTTTAAAGGTTGGAAACTATGTTTCACCACATTTTAATGAGGATGGTAAAGCAGTTAAAGTTAAACATACCTTTACCGACCAAATTGGTGCTGCCGGGATGATTTGGTCATCGATTGATGATATAGAAAAATATCTACAGTTTATATTAAATGAAGGTAAATTTGATGGGAAGACAATCATCAGTAAAAACACTTTTCAAACCCTATTTGAACCAAAGGTAATTCTGAATAGTAACGGCCGGTATCCTACTAACGCTTTGACCAATCCCAATTTTAATACCTACGCCTACGGATGGTTTCAGCAAGATTATCGTGGCAAAAAGTTGAATTTTCATACCGGTAGCTTGTTCGGCCTAATTGCAATTGCCGGGGTTATGCCAGAAGAAAATATGGCGGTTTATGTTTTTGCAAATATGGATCATGCCGAGCTAAGACATGCGATTATGTACAAGGCACTAGACCTTTTTGGTTTTGATGATGATAGCCGAGACTGGCATGACGAAGTATTCAAACTATATTCAGGTTTCAAGCAAATGCAAACGATTTCTGAAAATAGCTTTAATCAAAGTCGAGTTAAGGATACCAAACCTACCTTGAAGTTAGACGCCTATGAAGGTGAATTTAGTAATGAAATGCTGGGAACTTTTAAGATTCAACTTAAAAATGGAAAATTATATGGAAATATGAATGAACTTTTGGAATTTGGATTGGATCATTGGCATTACAATACTTTTATGACCGAAAAAATGGAAAAATTAAGGGAAAAGTTCCCGGTGGTTTTTCAAATTAGCGGCAACGGAAATGTTTCCGAAGTAGAAATCGCTGGTGAAACCTTCACCCGTTAA
- a CDS encoding N-acyl-D-amino-acid deacylase has protein sequence MKNTFLCLALMIFLFNCKEEKVDSPHFEKIIRNGTIIDGNNTAGFIGDVGINKDTIAFIGNLKDATADQDVDATGLTVAPGFINMLSWSVTSLIEDGKSQSDIRQGVTLEVFGEGWSMGPINEKMKKYELENQGDVKYDIDWTSLGDYLEHMEQKGISPNIASFVGATTLRIYTVGYENRAPTEVEMDSMKLLVKDAMEEGALGIGSSLIYAPAFYSTTEELIELCKVASQYDGMYISHMRSEGNNILKSIDELIRIADEANVPAEIYHLKMSGKDNWGKYDQVVAKIDSARNTGLQITTDMYNYVAGATGLDASMPPWVQEGGYDQWSKRLQDPAIRKKVMQEMKTPTDKWENLYLAAETAENLLLIEFKNDSLKKYTGKTLAEVAKIRNTSPEETAMDLVIEDGSRVGTVYFLMSEENVKKQIALPYMSFGSDAESSAPEGVFLKSSTHPRAYGNVARLLGKYVRDEKVIPLEEAVYKLSKLPATNLKIKKRGEIKIGYYADLAIFDAKTISDHATFEKPMQYSTGMQHVFVNGEQVLKDGEHTGATPGRVVRGPGYKTSN, from the coding sequence ATGAAAAATACTTTCCTATGCCTCGCACTAATGATTTTTCTCTTCAATTGTAAAGAGGAAAAAGTAGATAGTCCGCATTTCGAAAAAATAATTCGCAATGGAACCATAATCGATGGCAACAATACCGCTGGGTTCATCGGCGATGTTGGGATAAATAAAGACACTATTGCTTTCATAGGAAATTTAAAAGACGCGACCGCAGATCAAGACGTTGATGCTACCGGTTTAACGGTTGCTCCCGGGTTTATAAATATGCTCAGTTGGTCGGTTACTTCTCTAATCGAGGATGGCAAATCTCAAAGCGATATCCGCCAAGGTGTTACTCTAGAAGTGTTTGGCGAAGGTTGGTCCATGGGTCCGATAAATGAGAAAATGAAGAAATATGAGTTAGAAAATCAAGGAGATGTAAAATACGATATCGATTGGACCTCCCTTGGCGATTATTTAGAGCATATGGAGCAAAAAGGGATTTCACCAAATATTGCCTCATTCGTCGGAGCAACTACGCTTCGTATTTATACCGTTGGCTACGAAAACAGAGCACCCACCGAAGTAGAAATGGATAGTATGAAGTTATTGGTAAAAGATGCAATGGAAGAAGGCGCTTTAGGGATTGGTTCGTCCTTAATCTATGCCCCAGCTTTTTATTCTACTACCGAGGAGCTGATCGAGCTTTGCAAGGTCGCTTCACAATACGATGGGATGTATATTTCCCATATGAGAAGTGAAGGCAACAACATTCTAAAGAGTATAGATGAACTTATCCGCATTGCAGATGAAGCCAATGTCCCAGCCGAAATCTATCACCTAAAGATGAGCGGAAAGGACAATTGGGGCAAATATGATCAAGTTGTGGCTAAAATCGATTCCGCTAGAAACACAGGATTACAGATTACAACGGACATGTACAACTATGTTGCTGGAGCAACTGGCTTGGATGCGTCTATGCCGCCTTGGGTGCAAGAAGGTGGATATGACCAATGGTCTAAAAGACTGCAGGATCCTGCCATTCGTAAAAAGGTGATGCAAGAAATGAAGACCCCTACCGATAAATGGGAAAATCTTTATTTAGCCGCAGAAACTGCAGAAAACCTATTGTTGATTGAATTTAAAAATGATAGTTTAAAAAAATATACCGGCAAGACATTGGCCGAGGTTGCCAAAATACGGAATACGTCGCCGGAAGAAACTGCAATGGATTTAGTCATTGAAGACGGAAGTAGGGTTGGCACCGTCTATTTTTTAATGTCTGAAGAGAATGTGAAGAAACAGATTGCGTTGCCTTATATGAGTTTTGGTTCAGATGCAGAATCATCGGCTCCGGAAGGTGTGTTTTTAAAATCGAGTACTCATCCTAGAGCGTATGGAAATGTTGCCCGACTTCTTGGCAAGTATGTGCGGGATGAAAAGGTTATTCCACTTGAAGAAGCGGTTTATAAGCTCAGTAAATTGCCTGCCACCAATCTAAAGATTAAAAAACGAGGAGAGATTAAAATCGGTTATTATGCTGATTTAGCAATATTCGATGCGAAAACCATTTCTGATCACGCAACTTTCGAAAAACCTATGCAATATTCCACCGGGATGCAACATGTTTTCGTAAACGGAGAGCAAGTTTTAAAGGATGGTGAACACACTGGCGCAACACCCGGAAGAGTGGTGAGAGGCCCCGGTTATAAAACTTCAAACTAA
- a CDS encoding acylaminoacyl-peptidase, with product MKSAFKLLLFLFLSLQVSWAQQKSNLELLDIFNFEFVSSPQISPDGNQIVYVRNFKDVMTDKNLSNLWIVNFDGSRNRPLTTGNQNDFSPQWSKDGKKLLFKSNMKDDKMKLYMMWMDTKDIVPLTNTPISPGSVAWSKNGEYIAFSMFVPETKESLVKMPKKPEGAKWNSPPIFIDQMNYRGDGQGYLKPGHDQLFILSTDGGSPRQLTDSKYDHGSPTWSADGKKLYFSANLKETGELDPMNSEVYEIDINSKVIKPITNRQGPDGGISLSPDGKKIAYLGFDDRLQGYQITDLYVMNTDGTNSKLISADFDRDISNINWDEKGNGVYYQYDDNGDTKIGYINESGKTQVIAENLGGLSLGRPYNAAEYSVSNNGRVAFTLGGPDHPSDLGVSENGKTKRLTFLNDDLFSFKNTGKVEEIRWKSSYDQREIQGWIVTPPNFDPSKKYPFILEIHGGPFASYGNEFSAEIQLYAASGYVVLYSNPRGSTGYGEEFGNLIHHDYPNHDYEDLMSGVDAVVAKGYVDSENLFVTGGSGGGVLTAWIVGHTERFKAAVVAKPVINWYSFVLYADGPGFFSKYWFPNKPWEDPEPYLKRSPLSYVANVTTPTMLLTGEEDYRTPIAESEQFYTALKLEGVETAMVRIPNSGHGIADRPSNLIAKIASVLAWFEKYRDNK from the coding sequence ATGAAGTCAGCATTTAAATTGCTCTTGTTTTTATTCCTTTCCCTCCAAGTTTCTTGGGCGCAACAAAAGTCTAACCTAGAACTGTTAGACATTTTTAATTTTGAATTTGTTTCGAGTCCACAGATTTCTCCGGACGGCAATCAAATCGTTTACGTCAGAAATTTTAAGGATGTAATGACCGATAAAAATCTTTCTAACCTTTGGATCGTAAATTTTGATGGGTCCAGAAATAGACCGCTCACCACCGGAAATCAAAATGATTTCTCACCGCAATGGTCCAAGGACGGCAAAAAGCTGTTGTTTAAGTCTAATATGAAAGACGATAAAATGAAGCTTTATATGATGTGGATGGATACCAAGGATATCGTACCCCTAACGAACACTCCAATTTCCCCTGGCTCTGTGGCGTGGTCCAAGAATGGCGAATACATTGCTTTTTCAATGTTCGTTCCAGAGACCAAGGAATCGCTGGTCAAAATGCCGAAAAAGCCAGAAGGTGCCAAATGGAACTCTCCTCCTATTTTTATAGACCAAATGAACTATCGCGGTGATGGACAAGGTTATTTAAAACCGGGTCATGACCAGCTCTTTATACTTTCAACTGATGGCGGTTCCCCGAGACAATTAACCGATTCTAAATATGATCACGGTTCTCCTACTTGGTCTGCAGACGGTAAAAAACTATATTTTTCTGCTAACCTTAAAGAAACTGGAGAATTAGATCCCATGAATTCTGAAGTATATGAAATAGACATTAACTCTAAGGTTATAAAACCAATTACTAACAGACAAGGTCCTGATGGGGGGATTTCTCTATCGCCTGACGGGAAAAAGATTGCGTATTTAGGTTTTGACGATAGGTTACAAGGCTATCAAATAACTGACCTATATGTAATGAACACTGATGGAACAAATTCAAAATTGATTTCAGCAGATTTTGATCGGGACATTAGCAACATTAATTGGGACGAAAAAGGCAACGGGGTTTATTATCAATACGACGATAATGGAGATACCAAAATCGGATATATAAACGAAAGCGGAAAAACCCAAGTTATTGCTGAAAACCTAGGTGGACTTTCGCTCGGGCGCCCATACAATGCAGCAGAATATTCAGTGAGCAACAACGGCAGGGTGGCGTTTACGCTTGGCGGGCCAGACCATCCTTCAGATTTAGGAGTTTCCGAAAACGGAAAAACTAAAAGGCTAACGTTTTTAAATGACGACCTATTTTCATTTAAAAACACCGGCAAAGTTGAAGAAATCCGCTGGAAATCTTCTTACGACCAACGTGAAATTCAAGGCTGGATTGTAACCCCTCCAAACTTTGACCCGAGCAAAAAATATCCTTTTATCTTAGAAATCCACGGTGGACCATTTGCCAGTTATGGCAATGAGTTTTCGGCCGAAATTCAACTTTATGCGGCTTCTGGTTATGTTGTTCTCTACAGTAACCCTCGCGGAAGTACAGGATACGGTGAAGAATTTGGAAACCTAATCCACCATGATTATCCAAATCATGATTACGAAGATTTAATGTCGGGTGTAGATGCGGTTGTGGCTAAAGGGTACGTAGATTCTGAAAATCTCTTTGTTACCGGTGGTAGTGGCGGCGGTGTCCTAACGGCTTGGATTGTCGGCCACACTGAACGTTTTAAAGCAGCGGTCGTTGCAAAACCGGTAATTAACTGGTACAGTTTTGTGCTTTATGCCGATGGACCAGGATTTTTCAGCAAATATTGGTTTCCAAATAAACCTTGGGAAGACCCTGAGCCATATTTAAAACGTTCTCCTCTTTCTTATGTTGCGAATGTTACGACTCCAACTATGTTATTGACCGGTGAAGAAGATTATCGCACGCCGATTGCCGAATCAGAACAATTTTATACCGCTCTTAAACTTGAAGGCGTAGAAACTGCCATGGTAAGAATTCCAAATTCAGGCCACGGAATTGCAGATCGACCTAGTAACCTTATCGCTAAAATAGCAAGTGTTCTGGCTTGGTTCGAAAAATATCGTGATAATAAATAA
- a CDS encoding Adenylate cyclase, class 3 codes for MDPSNDANILTKILKTFLSSSAKVRKLVDELSKKLGCEVGISNIDEEPIYGNINLPITYDLEINNFIYGKIYGSDQSIKTISEIISMLVSKELDKKRIGSEVLGLYREINMIYNLSEMISEKIDGSSIAVTALNEAKRIIDITHGSVFILNEETGLVEQVARIGHNPNPDKNITNQNPILKDLIQKGTSLIIPSGAIQKNSALNHLKAVMYAPLKVKHRTLGLIVLGNENDKDFTAAELKLLTTIALQSAGAIESAQLYQKGLKESREREQAIMKIHKASQKFVPHEFIKSLGKDKLTEVALGDLVEREVTVMFVDIRGFTTLSENMAPTENFYFINAFNKKMGPIIRKNEGFIMQYLGDGFMAIFPNGSQDALRASLEMHEELSVYNIERDLENRKPVKIGIGMQSGKLIMGITGDVERMDAAIISDTVNTAARIEGLSKYYGSNILFTDLCMENLVDKHEFNYRYLGPVVVQGKVKPIDLYECIDGDEEKLRSHKLATLKIFEEGMELYFNKEFAMAAVTFQKIVKKNPLDNAAKLFLNRSAHLITQEIEDDWKGVAAMDFK; via the coding sequence ATGGATCCTAGCAACGATGCTAACATATTAACCAAAATCCTAAAAACCTTTTTAAGCAGCTCTGCCAAGGTTAGAAAACTGGTCGATGAGCTATCTAAAAAATTGGGCTGTGAAGTCGGCATTTCCAATATCGATGAAGAACCGATTTATGGGAATATTAACTTGCCCATTACTTACGACTTAGAAATCAACAATTTTATTTATGGTAAAATCTATGGTTCGGACCAATCAATAAAAACCATTAGCGAAATTATTTCGATGCTCGTCTCTAAAGAACTGGATAAAAAACGAATCGGCTCTGAGGTTTTAGGATTATATAGAGAAATAAATATGATCTATAACCTCAGCGAAATGATTTCAGAAAAAATTGACGGGAGTTCTATTGCGGTCACTGCTTTAAATGAAGCTAAACGCATCATAGATATTACCCACGGCAGTGTTTTTATTTTGAATGAAGAAACGGGTCTTGTAGAGCAGGTAGCAAGGATTGGCCACAACCCTAATCCAGATAAAAACATCACCAATCAAAATCCGATTTTAAAGGACCTAATCCAAAAAGGAACCTCGCTTATCATCCCAAGTGGGGCTATTCAAAAAAATTCGGCACTAAATCACTTAAAGGCGGTTATGTATGCGCCTTTAAAGGTGAAGCATAGAACCTTGGGCCTTATCGTTTTGGGCAACGAGAATGATAAGGACTTTACCGCCGCAGAGCTCAAACTTCTTACTACTATTGCCCTGCAATCTGCCGGAGCGATAGAGAGCGCACAACTCTACCAAAAGGGTTTAAAAGAATCTAGGGAAAGGGAGCAGGCGATTATGAAGATCCATAAAGCTAGCCAAAAGTTTGTACCACACGAATTTATAAAGTCTCTGGGTAAAGATAAGCTAACGGAAGTCGCCCTAGGCGATCTAGTTGAAAGAGAAGTCACGGTTATGTTCGTCGACATCAGGGGATTTACAACCCTTTCTGAAAATATGGCGCCTACCGAAAATTTCTATTTCATCAATGCTTTCAATAAAAAGATGGGCCCGATTATTCGTAAAAATGAAGGCTTCATCATGCAATATTTAGGTGATGGCTTTATGGCAATCTTTCCTAATGGTTCGCAAGATGCATTACGGGCCTCCTTAGAAATGCACGAAGAACTCTCAGTTTATAATATCGAAAGGGATCTAGAAAACCGTAAGCCCGTAAAAATTGGTATTGGGATGCAAAGTGGCAAATTAATTATGGGCATCACCGGTGATGTAGAACGGATGGATGCCGCCATTATCTCGGATACTGTAAATACAGCTGCCAGAATTGAAGGTCTCTCAAAATATTACGGCAGCAATATTCTATTCACCGACCTATGTATGGAAAACTTAGTAGATAAACATGAATTTAATTACCGATATCTCGGTCCGGTTGTTGTCCAAGGTAAAGTTAAACCTATCGATCTTTATGAATGTATAGATGGCGACGAAGAAAAGTTACGTTCTCATAAATTGGCAACCTTAAAGATTTTTGAAGAAGGCATGGAACTTTACTTTAATAAGGAGTTTGCTATGGCTGCGGTTACTTTTCAAAAGATAGTAAAGAAAAATCCATTGGATAATGCAGCTAAATTATTCCTTAATCGCTCGGCCCATCTAATTACCCAAGAAATTGAAGACGACTGGAAGGGTGTGGCCGCCATGGATTTTAAATAG
- a CDS encoding Response regulator receiver domain-containing protein — protein sequence MEKKLLIVDDESHIRMLIEQTLEELEDEGVQLLFAENGEQALKIITEEQPDLVFLDVMMPKLNGMEVCYKVKKELHLENVYIILLTAKGQEVDRQKGLDMGANRYMTKPFDPDEMLEIATEILIG from the coding sequence ATGGAAAAAAAATTGCTCATCGTAGATGATGAATCACACATAAGAATGTTGATCGAACAGACCTTGGAAGAGTTGGAAGATGAAGGCGTACAGCTCTTATTTGCCGAAAATGGCGAACAGGCGCTAAAAATTATAACTGAAGAGCAACCAGATTTGGTGTTCTTAGATGTTATGATGCCCAAGTTAAACGGGATGGAAGTATGTTATAAAGTAAAGAAGGAATTGCATTTAGAAAATGTCTACATCATATTATTAACCGCAAAAGGTCAAGAAGTAGATCGTCAGAAAGGTCTCGATATGGGGGCAAATCGATATATGACAAAACCATTTGATCCAGATGAAATGCTAGAGATTGCAACCGAAATTTTAATAGGCTAG